From the genome of Elusimicrobiota bacterium, one region includes:
- a CDS encoding inositol monophosphatase family protein: MKELSVLNKALAEGGKILSAKFGKVGYRLKGRANLLTEADLASQEKVKAVIRSAFPKDGFLAEEDETPDLSARRIWVIDPLDGTTNYAHGFPAAAVSIALAAGGKILVGGVCDPFRREVFTARRGGGAFLNGRRLAVSKVPFLSKALLATGFAYDRAEKADFYCSFFSDFMKLSHDVRRMGAASLDLAWLAAGRTDGYWEFGLKSWDVAAGKLLVEEAGGRVSDFSGGPWKELAAYGSQTLATNGFLHAEMLRRITRILKSEQIPIL; this comes from the coding sequence ATGAAAGAATTATCGGTGCTTAACAAAGCCCTGGCGGAAGGCGGCAAAATACTTTCGGCTAAATTCGGCAAAGTCGGCTATCGTCTGAAAGGCCGGGCCAACCTGCTTACGGAAGCAGACCTGGCTTCGCAGGAAAAAGTGAAAGCGGTAATACGCTCCGCGTTTCCCAAAGACGGCTTCCTGGCCGAGGAAGACGAAACCCCGGACCTTTCCGCCAGGCGTATCTGGGTTATTGATCCGCTTGACGGTACCACCAATTACGCGCACGGATTCCCCGCCGCCGCGGTCTCCATAGCGCTTGCGGCCGGAGGCAAAATATTAGTTGGCGGAGTTTGCGACCCTTTCAGGCGGGAGGTGTTTACGGCCCGGCGCGGGGGCGGCGCTTTTCTTAACGGCAGGCGCCTTGCTGTTTCAAAAGTTCCTTTCCTTTCAAAAGCCCTTCTGGCAACCGGATTTGCCTATGACCGGGCCGAGAAAGCCGATTTTTACTGCTCTTTTTTTTCGGACTTCATGAAGCTCTCTCACGATGTGCGGCGCATGGGAGCGGCCTCGCTTGACCTGGCGTGGCTCGCCGCGGGCCGCACCGACGGATACTGGGAATTCGGCCTTAAGTCCTGGGACGTGGCGGCGGGCAAACTTTTGGTGGAGGAGGCGGGCGGGCGGGTGAGCGATTTTTCAGGCGGGCCCTGGAAGGAACTTGCGGCCTACGGCTCACAAACGCTGGCTACCAACGGTTTTTTGCACGCGGAAATGCTCAGGCGGATAACCCGAATCCTGAAATCAGAACAGATTCCTATACTGTAA
- a CDS encoding PTS sugar transporter subunit IIA — MIKQLDSVSFAYLLNPENVFFLKDEFSRESAVAFLTEKIYPQLGTLITGKMLSQKVAEVERLNQVLETGFYIPHAKFTEIDRFYMALGLLPAGFQDKSSGLTVKAVMLLLSPNKPAFFQKHLNMLSKLSRIFQPAFIETLLATGSPEAVCDLLKSAA, encoded by the coding sequence ATGATAAAACAGTTGGACAGCGTGAGTTTTGCCTACCTGCTAAATCCGGAAAATGTGTTCTTCCTCAAAGACGAATTTTCAAGGGAAAGCGCCGTGGCTTTCCTGACTGAAAAAATTTATCCCCAGCTCGGAACCCTCATTACAGGCAAAATGCTTTCCCAGAAAGTGGCTGAGGTTGAAAGATTAAACCAAGTGCTTGAAACCGGGTTTTACATCCCGCATGCCAAATTCACTGAAATTGACAGGTTCTATATGGCGCTTGGCCTGCTGCCTGCCGGTTTTCAGGATAAAAGCTCAGGGCTCACGGTAAAAGCGGTCATGCTCCTGTTGTCCCCCAATAAACCGGCTTTTTTTCAGAAACACCTTAATATGCTTTCAAAGCTTTCCCGTATTTTCCAGCCCGCCTTCATTGAAACCCTGCTTGCAACCGGCTCACCCGAGGCGGTCTGCGACCTGCTTAAAAGCGCCGCTTAA